A section of the Verrucomicrobiota bacterium genome encodes:
- a CDS encoding MCE family protein: MALQDLTPQLRTRLSKVERVVGWFVIVAALLLVTGFVYYVYQTAKRKGWFLTQAPYYTFVQSAAGLKVGDPVKLMGFDVGEITEIEAQPPDDPLFNVFIAFRIKSPYYGYLWVDSKTRIASSDLLGNRYLEVTKGLDGHPTYREETRKVFNLWEKKILTGIWDIPGQYRPISKKSKGYWLQADESPALSDRIDALVKKIEAALPNILNLTNQLKDVLTNSTELTANLNHLVSETRPVMTNLAVITAQISDPHGSLGEWLIPTNLQVQLQQTLASANTTLTNTDASLTSLAENLDKSLINLANLTSNLNAQVQVNTNILSELSTAIVHTDDLVQGLKRHWLLRSAFRSSTNRPPLRPIAPKTGKVP; encoded by the coding sequence ATGGCGCTGCAAGATCTCACCCCGCAATTGCGCACCCGCCTCAGCAAGGTGGAGCGCGTGGTGGGCTGGTTCGTCATCGTGGCGGCGCTGCTCCTGGTGACCGGGTTCGTTTATTACGTTTATCAAACCGCCAAACGCAAAGGCTGGTTTCTCACCCAGGCACCGTATTACACCTTCGTTCAGTCAGCGGCGGGACTGAAAGTCGGCGACCCGGTCAAGCTGATGGGTTTTGACGTCGGCGAAATCACGGAGATCGAAGCGCAACCGCCGGACGATCCGCTCTTCAACGTCTTCATCGCCTTCCGCATCAAGTCGCCCTACTACGGTTATCTGTGGGTGGATTCCAAAACGCGCATCGCCTCGTCCGATTTGCTGGGCAACCGTTATCTTGAAGTCACCAAAGGCCTGGACGGCCATCCAACCTATCGTGAAGAGACCCGCAAAGTTTTTAATCTGTGGGAGAAAAAAATCCTCACCGGCATCTGGGATATCCCCGGCCAGTACCGACCCATCAGCAAAAAATCAAAAGGCTACTGGCTGCAGGCCGACGAATCGCCCGCGCTCAGCGACCGGATCGATGCGCTGGTGAAAAAAATTGAAGCCGCGCTGCCCAACATCCTCAACCTGACCAATCAACTCAAAGACGTGCTGACCAACAGCACGGAACTGACCGCCAATTTGAATCATCTGGTTTCCGAGACTCGGCCGGTGATGACGAACCTCGCCGTCATCACCGCGCAGATTAGCGACCCACATGGTTCGCTCGGTGAATGGTTGATCCCGACGAACTTGCAAGTGCAACTTCAACAAACGCTCGCCTCCGCCAACACCACGTTGACGAACACCGACGCGAGCCTTACTTCACTCGCGGAGAACCTGGACAAATCGCTCATCAACCTCGCCAACCTGACCAGCAACCTGAACGCGCAAGTGCAGGTCAACACGAATATCCTGAGCGAACTCTCCACCGCCATTGTCCACACCGACGACCTGGTGCAGGGGCTGAAACGTCATTGGCTGTTGCGCTCGGCCTTCCGCAGTTCCACCAACCGCCCGCCGCTGCGTCCCATCGCACCCAAGACTGGTAAGGTGCCATGA
- a CDS encoding ATP-binding cassette domain-containing protein, with translation MTAKAPTSPMILEMIDAAVVFAQTPGRRAVEGITWQVSAGDYWVVGGLPGSGKSDLLATAAGLQRPWSGRHLLFGRDLTELHEDELLADRLRIGLVFENGGRLFNHLTVAENIALPLRYHRDFSDDEIQQRLKAILDLMDLNEQGRLLPSQTTRAMRQRAALARALALQPDLLLFDNPLGGLDRRQARWWLDFLARLAAGHEFMNGRPVTLVVTTEDLQPWFDQGRQFALLKRGRWVPLGARAELAAGTGPLQREWQELVGDGEKN, from the coding sequence GTGACTGCCAAAGCTCCAACTTCACCGATGATCCTTGAAATGATCGACGCCGCCGTGGTTTTCGCGCAAACACCGGGAAGGCGCGCGGTTGAGGGCATCACCTGGCAAGTCTCCGCTGGCGACTACTGGGTGGTGGGCGGATTGCCTGGTTCGGGCAAGAGCGATTTGCTTGCGACGGCAGCCGGTTTGCAACGGCCATGGTCAGGCCGGCATCTGCTTTTCGGACGCGACCTGACAGAGTTGCATGAAGATGAATTGTTGGCCGATCGTTTGCGCATCGGCCTTGTGTTTGAGAATGGCGGACGCCTGTTCAATCACCTGACCGTGGCGGAGAACATCGCGCTGCCGCTGCGCTACCATCGTGATTTTTCCGACGACGAAATTCAGCAACGCTTGAAAGCCATATTGGATTTGATGGACTTGAACGAGCAAGGCCGCTTGCTGCCCAGTCAAACCACTCGCGCCATGCGTCAACGCGCCGCCCTCGCCCGCGCCCTGGCTTTGCAACCGGATCTCCTGCTCTTCGACAATCCGCTGGGCGGTCTGGATCGGCGCCAGGCGCGCTGGTGGCTCGACTTTCTGGCTCGCCTCGCCGCCGGTCACGAGTTTATGAATGGCAGACCGGTGACCCTCGTCGTCACGACGGAAGACCTGCAACCGTGGTTCGATCAAGGCCGGCAGTTTGCGCTGTTGAAAAGAGGACGCTGGGTGCCGTTGGGCGCTCGCGCCGAACTCGCGGCGGGCACGGGACCGTTGCAGCGCGAATGGCAGGAGTTGGTCGGCGACGGAGAAAAGAATTAA